The nucleotide window CTGCTTCTCTACATCGTCTTCTTCTTCCCGGGCATGCTGGCCCTGGTCTGGTTCGGTTGGGAAATCGCCATGGACTCCTGGCGTTACAAGGAAGTCAGCTGGAACAGCCCGGCGCGCATCCAGATCTATTTCTTCAAGACCCTGATCCCGCTGGCCGGCGGACTGTTCATCATTCAGGGCATCGCGGAATGCATGCGGTGCTATCTGGCGATCAAGACCAACAAGTGGCTGCCGCGGCTGGAGGACGCAAAGGAAACGGAAGACATCCTGCAGGCTCAGGCCGCTGAGCTCGAAAAAAGGTAACCCCATTTCATGACGCCAAGACGTGACACGGAGCAGGCCGCAGGATGACCAATCCCGAAGTCGCAATCCTGATGCTGACCCTCTTTATCATCATGATACTGTTTGGGTTTCCGGTCGCCTTCACGCTGCTCGCCATGGGCGTCGGCTTCGGCTACTACGCCTACTATCAGCCCGGCTCCTTCGAGTCGCTCGGCGATATCTTCAATAACAACATCTTCTACCTGCTGAACCAGAACACCTACTCGGTGATGGAGAACGACACCCTTGTCGCGATCCCGCTGTTCCTCTTCATGGGGTACGTGGTCGAGCGCGCCAACATCGTCACCAAGCTTTTCTATGCGCTGCAAATGGCGGCCCGCAATCTGCCCGGTTCCATGGCCATCGCCGCCTTGATCACCTGCGCGGTGTTTTCGACCGCCAGCGGCATCGTTGGCGCGGTGGTGACGCTGATGGGACTCCTGGCGTTTCCGGCGATGGCCAAGGCCCAATACGAGAAGAGCTTCGCCTCGGGCGTGATCTGTGCCGGCGGGACGCTCGGCATCCTGATCCCGCCCTCGATTATGCTGATCGTCTACGCGGCAATCGCGGAGCTCTCGCCTCTGCGGCTCTATGCCGCGGCCGTGCTCCCGGGGTTTCTGCTGGCCGGCTGCTACATCGTCTACGTCATCATCCGCGTCGGGTTCAATCCGTCGATCGCGCCGAAACCGCGCGAGGAGGATATTCCACCGAGGCGCGTCGTCTACCTCGAGCTTCTGACCTCCTTCGTCCCCTTGACCGCCCTCATCATGCTGGTGCTCGGCTCCATTCTGGGCGGCCTCGCGACACCGGCGGAGGCCGCCGCGATGGGCGCCTTCGGCGGGCTGGTGCTGGCGGCGCTCTATCGCTCGCTCAACTGGGAGATGCTC belongs to Kiloniellales bacterium and includes:
- a CDS encoding TRAP transporter small permease subunit — protein: MVSFIHAIEQLSIWVGRAFGWCILILTLSVVYEVFMRYVLNAPTVWVFDMMVQMYGALFLMAGPYALAQDTHVRADVVYRFLSVRWQGRVDLLLYIVFFFPGMLALVWFGWEIAMDSWRYKEVSWNSPARIQIYFFKTLIPLAGGLFIIQGIAECMRCYLAIKTNKWLPRLEDAKETEDILQAQAAELEKR
- a CDS encoding TRAP transporter large permease subunit, with the translated sequence MTNPEVAILMLTLFIIMILFGFPVAFTLLAMGVGFGYYAYYQPGSFESLGDIFNNNIFYLLNQNTYSVMENDTLVAIPLFLFMGYVVERANIVTKLFYALQMAARNLPGSMAIAALITCAVFSTASGIVGAVVTLMGLLAFPAMAKAQYEKSFASGVICAGGTLGILIPPSIMLIVYAAIAELSPLRLYAAAVLPGFLLAGCYIVYVIIRVGFNPSIAPKPREEDIPPRRVVYLELLTSFVPLTALIMLVLGSILGGLATPAEAAAMGAFGGLVLAALYRSLNWEMLKASVYLTAKATAMVCWLFVGSWTFASVFSYLGGHEIIEHFVLGLNLEPWQFLVMVQVIIFLLGWPLEWSEILIIFVPIFLPMLPAFDVNPYFFAMLVALNLQTSFLTPPMAMSAYYLKGVVGRGIELAQIFKGIMPYLGIVIFIMVMMYQFPGIALWLPDVLFGKYIP